One genomic segment of Gossypium arboreum isolate Shixiya-1 chromosome 3, ASM2569848v2, whole genome shotgun sequence includes these proteins:
- the LOC108476346 gene encoding guanine nucleotide-binding protein subunit beta-2 — protein sequence MSVAELKEKHAAATETVNNLRERLKQRRQQLLDTDVATYARSQGKSPVTFGPTDLVCCRTLQGHTGKVYSLDWTPERNRIVSASQDGRLIVWNALTSQKTHAIKLPCAWVMTCAFSPTGQSVACGGLDSMCSIFNLNSPTDRDGNLPVSKTLSGHKGYVSCCQYVPDEDIHIITSSGDQTCVLWDITTGLRTSVFGGEFQSGHTADVLSVSINGSNSRMFVSGSCDATARLWDTRVASRAVRTFHGHEGDVNTVKFFPDGNRFGTGSDDGTCRLFDIRTGHQLQVYYQQHGDNEVPHVTSIAFSISGRLLFAGYSNGDCYVWDTLLERVVLNLGSVQNSHEGRISCLGLSADGSALCTGSSDTNLKIWAFGGHRKVI from the exons atGTCTGTTGCAGAGCTGAAAGAGAAGCACGCGGCGGCGACGGAGACAGTGAATAATCTAAGAGAACGATTAAAGCAAAGACGTCAACAGTTGCTCGACACTGatg TTGCTACATATGCAAGATCACAAGGGAAGAGTCCAGTTACTTTTGGTCCTACGGATCTGGTTTGTTGCAGGACCTTGCAAGGTCACACTGGCAag GTTTACTCCTTGGATTGGACTCCAGAAAGGAACCGGATTGTTAGCGCGTCTCAGGATGGACGATTAATTGTGTGGAACGCTCTAACTAGCCAGAAAACTCACGCCATAAAGCTGCCTTGTGCGTGGGTTATGACGTGTGCTTTTTCTCCCACGGGTCAATCAGTTGCCTGTGGTGGTCTCGATAGTATGTGTTCCATTTTCAACTTGAATTCTCCGACTGACAGGGATGGAAACCTACCTGTATCAAAAACCCTTAGTGGACATAAGGGTTACGTCTCGTGCTGTCAGTATGTTCCGGATGAAGATATTCACATTATTACCAGTTCCGGTGATCAGACCTGTGTTCTATGGGATATTACTACTGGCCTTAGAACATCGGTTTTCGGGGGAGAATTTCAATCCGGACATACTGCTGATGTGCTAAG TGTCTCAATTAATGGATCGAACTCAAGAATGTTTGTCTCTGGTTCATGTGATGCAACTGCCCGATTGTGGGATACTCGTGTTGCAAGTCGAGCAGTTCGTACATTTCATGGTCACGAGGGCGATGTAAACACCGTGAAGTTCTTTCCAGATGGCAATAGGTTTGGTACTGGATCGGATGATGGGACTTGTAGGTTGTTTGACATTAGAACTGGTCACCAATTACAAGTATACTATCAGCAACATGGCGATAACGAGGTTCCACATGTGACCTCCATCGCATTCTCCATTTCTGGAAGACTTCTCTTTGCCGGATACTCAAATGGAGATTGCTACGTATGGGACACGTTATTGGAAAGG GTCGTTTTGAACTTGGGATCTGTCCAGAACTCACACGAGGGACGGATTAGCTGTTTGGGTTTATCGGCCGACGGTAGTGCCTTATGTACAGGAAGTTCGGATACAAACCTCAAG ATTTGGGCATTTGGAGGGCATAGAAAGGTGATCTGA